A genomic window from Lactobacillus sp. ESL0677 includes:
- a CDS encoding winged helix-turn-helix transcriptional regulator: MDILCFSTIAVQIKNEISRKCGLNLSQTRILLYFDKSGNQPLKMGSLAEKLNISLSTLSRQLQQKKTLALVEITRSESNSSKSVVLNKAGTQKAAELKAALKQIEEVLFKDFSPNDVVQLSTSINQLATNLETVKSL, from the coding sequence ATGGATATTTTATGTTTTAGCACGATTGCTGTGCAAATTAAAAATGAAATTAGTCGTAAATGTGGGTTAAACTTATCGCAAACAAGAATTTTACTATACTTTGATAAAAGTGGTAATCAGCCATTGAAAATGGGAAGCTTAGCAGAAAAACTAAATATCTCTTTATCAACATTAAGTAGACAATTACAACAGAAAAAGACTTTGGCTTTAGTTGAAATTACTCGTTCTGAGAGTAACTCCAGTAAATCGGTTGTTTTAAACAAGGCTGGCACGCAAAAAGCTGCTGAATTAAAGGCTGCTTTAAAGCAAATTGAAGAAGTTCTCTTCAAGGACTTTTCACCAAACGACGTTGTGCAGTTAAGCACCTCAATTAATCAATTGGCTACTAACTTAGAAACAGTAAAGTCTCTTTAG
- a CDS encoding NFACT RNA binding domain-containing protein, translating to MAFDGLFIHSLLNSVAPALVGGRLSKIYQPFNQDLILTFRKERKNQQLLISANAQYPRFYLTKQVISNPDKAPTFVMVLRKYLEGSVLQSINQVGVDRIINFCFSNRNELGDQVQLDLSVELMGRHSNVILYDQTSGHIIDLLKRINPDENRARILLPKAKYELPPLNPGLNGFELTESDFNQEMADCEPAAFAKKVGGLDRDDRDELTGYLEDDNTYSTFKIFMQQFNKSGAFILKTPNNKRKIFPYLPYHLDLVQESTDSDLNHALDEFYQYQSNRDWVKQKASQVERIIKNEQKKLSKKIIKLNKQLNQAENSEGYRIRGEILNANLRQVKPGMTKISLPNYYDNNQPIEIKLDAALSPARNGQKYFTRYKKLRDSIKHVKQQIDIAQNNLAYFDSIQTAIDNAEPQDIDQITDELISQGYIRRPQKQKRRKKITEHNLNKFKLTSGKTVLVGKNNYQNDWLTLKKANKTDFWFHVKNIPGSHVILQDDHPTDADIAEAAEIAAYFSKAKDSAHVQVDYVQDKRVKKPNGAKPGFVIYTGQNSIEVTPEKDRVLSKRID from the coding sequence ATGGCATTTGACGGCTTATTCATTCATAGCCTATTAAACAGCGTAGCCCCAGCTCTTGTTGGTGGCCGCTTATCAAAAATTTACCAGCCTTTTAACCAGGATTTGATTTTAACTTTTAGAAAAGAACGCAAAAATCAGCAATTATTGATTTCTGCAAATGCGCAATATCCACGATTTTACTTAACCAAACAAGTAATTAGTAATCCAGATAAGGCGCCTACTTTTGTAATGGTTCTGCGGAAATATCTTGAAGGCTCAGTTTTACAGTCTATTAATCAGGTTGGAGTTGACCGAATTATTAACTTTTGTTTCAGTAATCGTAATGAACTCGGAGATCAGGTGCAACTTGATTTATCAGTTGAATTGATGGGGCGCCATAGTAACGTAATTTTATATGACCAAACAAGCGGCCATATAATTGATTTATTGAAGCGGATTAATCCTGATGAAAACCGAGCACGAATTCTATTACCTAAGGCAAAATATGAATTGCCACCCCTTAATCCGGGTTTAAATGGCTTTGAGTTAACGGAAAGTGACTTTAATCAGGAAATGGCTGACTGCGAGCCAGCAGCTTTTGCTAAGAAAGTTGGCGGTTTAGACCGAGATGATCGAGATGAACTGACCGGCTATTTGGAAGATGATAATACTTACTCAACCTTCAAAATTTTTATGCAGCAATTTAATAAGTCTGGCGCGTTTATTTTAAAAACACCTAACAACAAGCGGAAAATCTTCCCTTACCTTCCCTATCATTTGGATTTAGTGCAAGAGAGTACGGATTCAGATTTGAACCATGCTCTTGATGAATTTTATCAATATCAGTCTAATCGTGATTGGGTTAAGCAAAAGGCAAGTCAAGTTGAGCGAATTATTAAAAATGAGCAAAAAAAGTTAAGTAAAAAAATCATCAAACTTAATAAGCAGCTTAATCAAGCGGAAAATTCCGAAGGGTATCGGATTCGGGGCGAAATTTTAAATGCAAATTTGCGACAAGTTAAGCCAGGAATGACGAAGATTTCTTTGCCAAATTATTATGATAATAATCAACCGATTGAGATTAAGCTTGATGCCGCATTGTCTCCAGCACGTAATGGTCAAAAGTATTTTACCCGTTACAAAAAGCTGCGGGATTCGATTAAGCATGTCAAGCAGCAAATTGATATAGCTCAGAATAACTTGGCCTACTTTGATTCCATTCAAACTGCCATTGATAACGCTGAACCACAAGATATTGACCAAATTACTGATGAATTAATCAGTCAAGGTTATATTCGGCGGCCACAGAAGCAAAAACGCCGAAAAAAAATCACGGAGCACAATTTAAACAAGTTTAAGCTTACCTCCGGTAAAACAGTGCTAGTTGGTAAGAATAATTACCAAAATGATTGGTTAACTCTTAAAAAGGCAAACAAAACCGATTTTTGGTTCCACGTTAAGAATATTCCCGGCTCACACGTAATTTTGCAAGATGACCACCCTACCGATGCAGATATTGCGGAAGCTGCTGAAATTGCGGCCTATTTCTCTAAAGCTAAAGATTCTGCGCATGTGCAAGTTGATTATGTTCAAGATAAGCGAGTTAAGAAGCCCAATGGTGCTAAACCAGGATTTGTTATTTATACCGGACAGAACTCGATTGAAGTTACTCCAGAAAAAGACCGTGTCTTAAGTAAAAGAATAGATTAA
- a CDS encoding carbamoyl phosphate synthase large subunit — MPLENDLDKILIFGSGPTLVGSVAETDLLTSDAIRALLEEDIHVILVNPNPATISTDKRPGVTVYLEPMTLDFLKRIIRMEEPDAIIPAYGSTTGLSVTMDLVNDGILQQMGIKLLTLNKETLMINSQQKMTAFLKQNGLIVNQNWKLADFTIENLAHELDTKVTFPVLLVKKERYLPNKQTIFHKAHDLVDYIKKERQCEGFSCDNYRLIEDLSSWEEVIVNIIRDGDGNVLFTSFADSIEPVAINAGDSAMVMPALTLNNDQVQRIRQIAQKIAASLKIVGILNIHFAVKHQGTKFDVKILTIKPRLTRSVIWTQRIGLYSVGYIVSKIAIGYRLNEITDPMSGLNAAIEPTQDKVAVRMPYWSLTQLGANYYSLGKRMQSGGEAIGIGRNFETAFLKGLASTVNLNTAVQLFVAETEKDKEVIKQDLLHPDEMHLIKLLAAIAKGFSYQELQQLLQLHPVYFQKLQNIVKIGQKLSEDKPSDELLLEAKKRGFRDELIANLTGISLDALQKHLKKIHLTPSYLQIDGSSGVYRPNVSAYYSAFGVQDEVEPLAADNKVLVIGMLPSQVSVTSEFDYMISHAVQTLHNNNYATILISNNDESVATSYKYTDRIYFEPVTVENIVQVTRKENIKNVLLQFSGKKINALGDKLVQCGLNVLGNHSENPVDKIKQLLTTPMKSLKQNPLLTTTDAKEAEKFIQEHDFPILIGGFNNQGVKQKSAVVYDQPALEKYVLETQLSKVTLSHFIEGNKYEITAISDGKDVTIPGIIEHLEQSGSHASDSIAVFKPQNLSKTGKKLLVEYATELIKRLKMRGIFTLHFLIVDKSIYLLQIKPYAGHNVAFLSQSLGKDITAYATEVLTGKNLANLNCKKGLWHSNSFIHVKMPVFSYVDYNSGNTFDSKMKSSGSVMGRDTELAKALYKGYEASGLHIPSFGTLFISVRDEDKKKMTELAQRFNRLGFKIIATEGTANSFAEAGITTGVVSKVHSDPNNLLEKIHQHKIVMVVNITNLSDTASGDAIRIRDEALNTHIPVLSSIETTELILQVLESLSLTTQPI; from the coding sequence ATGCCTTTAGAAAATGATTTAGATAAGATTTTAATCTTCGGGTCAGGACCAACACTAGTAGGTAGCGTTGCAGAAACTGATTTACTGACTTCTGATGCAATCAGAGCGCTTTTAGAGGAAGACATTCATGTAATCCTTGTAAATCCTAATCCAGCAACAATTTCAACCGATAAAAGACCAGGAGTAACTGTTTATCTTGAACCCATGACCTTGGACTTCTTAAAGCGGATTATTCGCATGGAAGAACCCGATGCAATCATTCCTGCATATGGCTCAACAACGGGTTTGTCAGTAACGATGGATTTAGTCAACGATGGGATTTTGCAGCAAATGGGCATTAAGTTGCTCACGCTAAATAAAGAAACCTTAATGATTAATTCTCAACAGAAAATGACCGCTTTTCTTAAACAAAACGGTCTAATCGTTAATCAAAATTGGAAGCTAGCCGATTTTACCATTGAAAATTTGGCACATGAATTAGATACTAAAGTTACTTTTCCTGTCTTACTGGTCAAAAAAGAGCGTTATTTGCCCAACAAACAGACTATTTTTCATAAAGCGCATGACTTAGTTGATTACATTAAAAAGGAGCGGCAATGTGAAGGCTTTTCCTGTGATAACTACCGCTTAATTGAAGACTTGTCTTCATGGGAAGAAGTCATCGTCAATATTATCCGTGATGGTGATGGCAATGTATTATTCACCAGTTTTGCGGATTCGATTGAACCGGTTGCGATTAATGCGGGGGATTCCGCAATGGTGATGCCGGCATTGACCCTGAATAATGACCAGGTGCAACGCATTAGACAGATTGCGCAAAAAATTGCAGCTAGTTTAAAAATTGTTGGTATTTTGAATATTCATTTTGCTGTTAAACATCAGGGAACTAAGTTTGATGTCAAAATTTTAACCATTAAACCGCGGTTAACTAGAAGCGTGATTTGGACACAACGAATTGGGCTTTACAGCGTTGGCTATATCGTTAGCAAAATTGCGATTGGCTATCGCCTTAACGAGATTACGGACCCCATGTCGGGACTAAACGCTGCAATTGAGCCAACTCAAGATAAGGTCGCTGTGCGCATGCCATACTGGTCATTAACGCAATTAGGTGCAAACTACTATTCTTTAGGTAAAAGGATGCAATCAGGCGGGGAAGCTATTGGTATTGGGCGTAATTTTGAGACTGCATTTTTAAAGGGGCTTGCTTCAACAGTCAATCTCAATACGGCCGTACAATTATTTGTCGCTGAAACAGAAAAAGACAAGGAAGTAATTAAGCAGGACTTACTTCATCCCGACGAAATGCATCTGATTAAGCTGCTGGCAGCTATTGCTAAAGGATTTTCGTATCAAGAATTACAGCAGTTGTTACAGCTGCATCCCGTTTACTTTCAAAAATTGCAAAACATTGTCAAGATTGGACAAAAATTAAGCGAAGACAAGCCAAGTGATGAACTACTTCTTGAAGCTAAAAAGCGCGGTTTTCGTGATGAATTAATTGCGAATTTAACTGGAATAAGTCTTGATGCCTTGCAAAAGCATCTAAAAAAAATCCATTTGACACCATCTTATTTACAAATTGATGGTTCGTCAGGTGTTTACCGGCCCAATGTTTCTGCTTATTACAGTGCTTTTGGCGTTCAGGATGAAGTCGAGCCACTTGCTGCTGACAATAAGGTGCTCGTGATTGGTATGTTGCCGTCACAAGTGTCAGTCACCAGCGAGTTTGACTACATGATTAGTCATGCAGTGCAAACTTTACATAATAATAATTATGCCACAATTCTCATTTCCAATAATGACGAATCCGTGGCCACTAGTTATAAATATACTGATCGCATCTATTTTGAACCTGTCACAGTTGAAAACATTGTTCAGGTAACACGCAAGGAGAACATCAAAAACGTTTTACTCCAATTTTCTGGTAAAAAGATTAACGCACTAGGTGATAAATTAGTTCAATGTGGTTTAAATGTTTTAGGAAATCATAGCGAGAATCCCGTTGACAAGATTAAGCAGTTGCTGACAACACCAATGAAGTCACTTAAGCAAAATCCTCTTTTGACAACTACTGACGCTAAGGAAGCAGAAAAGTTTATTCAAGAACACGATTTTCCCATTTTGATCGGCGGTTTTAACAACCAGGGGGTTAAGCAAAAGTCGGCTGTAGTTTACGATCAGCCAGCATTAGAGAAGTATGTTTTGGAAACACAACTATCAAAAGTAACTTTGTCACACTTCATTGAAGGCAACAAGTACGAGATTACGGCAATTTCTGATGGTAAAGATGTTACCATTCCGGGAATTATTGAGCACTTAGAGCAGTCGGGTTCACATGCTTCGGACTCAATTGCGGTCTTTAAACCACAAAATTTGTCTAAAACTGGCAAAAAGTTATTGGTTGAATATGCAACCGAATTAATTAAGCGGTTAAAGATGCGTGGTATCTTCACACTTCACTTTTTAATTGTCGATAAGAGTATCTACCTGTTACAAATTAAGCCGTATGCAGGGCACAATGTTGCCTTTTTATCGCAATCATTGGGTAAAGATATTACAGCATACGCTACAGAAGTGTTAACGGGGAAAAATTTAGCTAATTTAAATTGTAAAAAGGGTCTATGGCATTCAAACAGCTTTATTCATGTTAAGATGCCAGTCTTCTCGTACGTTGACTACAATAGTGGTAATACCTTTGATTCCAAAATGAAGTCATCTGGATCGGTGATGGGCCGCGATACGGAACTGGCTAAAGCTCTCTATAAGGGTTATGAAGCCAGCGGACTGCATATTCCAAGCTTCGGCACTCTTTTTATTTCTGTTCGTGATGAGGACAAGAAAAAAATGACCGAGTTGGCACAACGCTTTAACCGGTTAGGTTTTAAAATTATAGCCACCGAGGGTACTGCCAATTCCTTCGCTGAAGCCGGAATTACTACTGGTGTGGTAAGCAAAGTTCATTCGGATCCAAATAACTTATTAGAAAAAATTCACCAGCACAAAATTGTGATGGTGGTTAATATTACTAACCTTTCAGATACAGCAAGCGGTGACGCGATAAGAATCAGAGACGAGGCTTTAAATACACATATTCCCGTTTTATCTAGCATTGAAACTACAGAACTAATCTTACAAGTGTTAGAATCATTATCACTAACCACGCAACCAATTTAA